The following are encoded together in the Salinibacterium sp. UTAS2018 genome:
- the rpsC gene encoding 30S ribosomal protein S3 has product MGQKVNPYGFRLGITTDHVSRWFSDSTKPGQRYSDYVAEDVKIRNLLKSNLDRAGVARIEIERTRDRVRVDIHTARPGIVIGRRGAEAERIRGELEKLSGKQIQLNILEVKNPEAEAQLVAQGIAEQLAARVAFRRAMRKGLQGAQRVGSVKGVRIQVSGRLGGAEMSRSEYYREGRVPLHTLRANIDYGFYEAKTTFGRIGVKVWVYKGDITNKELAREQANQKSSRPERRDGGDRGGRRTGGPSSAPKAEAPKAEAPKAEAPKADAKAAAGVEA; this is encoded by the coding sequence ATGGGACAGAAGGTAAACCCCTACGGTTTCCGTTTGGGAATCACCACCGACCACGTGTCGCGTTGGTTCTCTGACAGCACCAAGCCGGGTCAGCGTTATAGCGACTATGTGGCAGAGGATGTAAAAATCCGTAACCTGCTCAAGTCGAACCTCGACCGCGCAGGTGTTGCTCGCATTGAAATCGAGCGCACCCGTGACCGCGTTCGCGTAGACATTCACACTGCCCGTCCGGGTATCGTGATTGGCCGCCGCGGCGCCGAGGCAGAGCGCATCCGTGGAGAGCTCGAAAAGCTCTCCGGCAAGCAGATTCAGCTCAACATCCTCGAGGTCAAGAACCCCGAGGCTGAAGCTCAGCTCGTTGCTCAGGGAATCGCAGAGCAGCTTGCTGCTCGTGTCGCTTTCCGTCGTGCAATGCGCAAGGGCCTTCAGGGCGCCCAGCGCGTTGGTTCGGTCAAGGGTGTTCGCATCCAGGTATCGGGTCGTTTGGGTGGCGCAGAAATGAGCCGCTCGGAGTACTACCGCGAAGGTCGCGTTCCGCTGCACACGCTGCGTGCAAACATCGACTACGGCTTCTACGAGGCCAAGACCACGTTCGGTCGTATCGGTGTCAAGGTGTGGGTCTACAAGGGCGATATCACCAACAAGGAGCTCGCTCGCGAGCAGGCTAACCAGAAGTCGTCGCGCCCTGAGCGTCGCGATGGTGGCGACCGTGGTGGTCGTCGCACCGGTGGCCCGTCATCCGCACCTAAGGCAGAAGCCCCCAAGGCTGAAGCCCCTAAGGCAGAAGCACCCAAGGCAGATGCTAAGGCTGCAGCAGGAGT
- the rplV gene encoding 50S ribosomal protein L22 → MVESIARVRHIRVTPMKARRVVNMIRGKQAHEALAILKFAPQGASEPVYKLVASAIANARVKADKTNSFLDEQDLIISKAFVDDGATLKRFQPRAQGRAFQILKRTSHITVVLATPDHVVEAEADKAGKK, encoded by the coding sequence ATGGTGGAGTCGATCGCACGTGTGCGTCACATCCGCGTGACCCCTATGAAGGCTCGTCGCGTTGTCAACATGATCCGCGGCAAGCAGGCACATGAGGCACTTGCAATCCTGAAGTTCGCACCTCAGGGCGCAAGCGAGCCCGTGTACAAGCTGGTTGCATCCGCAATCGCTAATGCGCGAGTCAAGGCAGACAAGACGAACAGCTTCTTGGATGAGCAGGACCTGATCATCTCGAAGGCTTTCGTTGACGATGGAGCAACGCTCAAGCGTTTCCAGCCGCGTGCCCAGGGCCGCGCGTTCCAGATCCTGAAGCGCACTAGCCACATCACCGTCGTTCTGGCCACGCCAGACCACGTCGTTGAAGCCGAGGCCGACAAGGCAGGGAAGAAGTAA
- the rpsS gene encoding 30S ribosomal protein S19 has protein sequence MPRSLKKGPFVDDHLLQKVVKANEAKSKNVIKTWSRRSMIVPAMLGHTIAVHDGRKHIPVFITETMVGHKLGEFSPTRTFRGHVKDDKKGRRR, from the coding sequence ATGCCACGCAGTCTGAAGAAGGGCCCCTTCGTCGACGACCACCTCCTACAAAAGGTTGTCAAGGCGAATGAGGCCAAGAGCAAAAACGTAATCAAGACCTGGTCGCGCCGCTCAATGATCGTTCCAGCAATGCTGGGTCACACGATCGCGGTTCACGATGGTCGCAAGCACATTCCGGTGTTCATCACCGAAACCATGGTTGGTCACAAGCTCGGCGAATTCTCGCCGACTCGCACCTTCCGTGGACACGTGAAGGACGACAAGAAGGGTCGTCGCCGCTAA
- the rplB gene encoding 50S ribosomal protein L2 gives MAIRKYKPTTPGRRGSSVADFAEITRSTPEKSLLRPLPKTGGRNNAGRITSRHVGGGHKRQYRVIDFKRSDKDGVNARVAEIEYDPNRTARIALLHFVDGTKRYIVAPNKLKQGDIIESGAGADIKPGNNLPMKNIPVGTVIHMIELRPGGGAKMARSAGASVRLVAKEGPYAQLRLPSGEIRNVDVRCRATIGEVGNAEQSNINWGKAGRMRWKGVRPTVRGVAMNPVDHPHGGGEGKTSGGRHPVSPWGQAEGRTRKRKLPSDKLIVRRRNVGKKRK, from the coding sequence ATGGCTATTCGCAAGTACAAGCCCACGACGCCTGGTCGCCGTGGTTCCTCGGTTGCAGACTTTGCTGAGATCACTCGTTCGACGCCAGAGAAGTCGCTTTTGCGCCCTCTGCCCAAGACTGGTGGCCGCAACAACGCAGGTCGCATCACGAGCCGTCACGTTGGTGGTGGCCACAAGCGCCAGTACCGCGTCATCGACTTCAAGCGCAGCGACAAAGATGGCGTAAACGCCCGCGTTGCCGAGATCGAGTACGACCCCAACCGCACCGCACGTATCGCTCTCCTTCACTTCGTTGATGGAACCAAGCGCTACATCGTTGCTCCTAACAAGCTCAAGCAGGGCGACATCATCGAGTCGGGTGCCGGTGCTGACATCAAGCCCGGTAACAACCTCCCGATGAAGAACATCCCCGTCGGTACGGTTATCCACATGATTGAGCTTCGCCCCGGTGGCGGCGCCAAGATGGCCCGTTCCGCTGGAGCCTCGGTTCGACTCGTTGCAAAGGAAGGCCCTTACGCCCAGCTGCGTTTGCCCTCCGGAGAAATCCGCAACGTTGACGTTCGTTGCCGTGCAACGATCGGCGAGGTCGGCAATGCCGAGCAGTCGAACATCAACTGGGGTAAGGCCGGCCGCATGCGCTGGAAGGGCGTTCGCCCGACCGTCCGTGGTGTTGCCATGAACCCTGTCGACCACCCTCACGGTGGTGGAGAAGGTAAGACGTCCGGTGGACGTCACCCCGTTTCCCCTTGGGGCCAGGCAGAGGGGCGCACTCGTAAGCGCAAACTGCCCAGCGACAAGCTCATCGTTCGCCGCCGCAATGTCGGCAAGAAGCGCAAGTAG
- the rplW gene encoding 50S ribosomal protein L23, with protein MTVTYKDPRDIIIAPVVSEKSYNLIDMGKYTFEVDPRANKTEIKLAIEKIFSVKVDSVNTLNRTGKTRRTRFGMGKRKDTKRAIVTLKSGSIDIFTAVG; from the coding sequence ATGACCGTCACGTACAAGGACCCACGCGACATCATCATCGCTCCCGTGGTTTCCGAGAAGAGCTACAACCTGATCGACATGGGAAAGTACACCTTCGAGGTTGACCCCCGTGCGAACAAGACCGAGATCAAGCTCGCTATTGAGAAGATCTTCAGCGTCAAGGTCGACTCGGTCAACACGTTGAACCGCACGGGCAAGACCCGTCGCACTCGTTTCGGCATGGGAAAGCGCAAGGACACCAAGCGCGCCATCGTCACGCTCAAGTCCGGTTCTATCGACATCTTCACCGCTGTCGGCTAA
- the rplD gene encoding 50S ribosomal protein L4, with translation MATSIDVIDAKGKKVDSVELPAEIFDVQTNVPLIHQVVVAQRAAARQGTHNTLRRGEVSGAGRKPFKQKGTGRARQGSIRAPQMKGGGIVHGPHPRDYSQRTPKKMIAAALRGTLSDRARGERIHVIDAFAVDGKPSTKSVLALLNNIAPSKNVLVVLQRDDATSIKSIRNLDTVHVLTYDQLNAYDVVVSDDIVFSKGAFDAFVAFNTKSSNKEEVSA, from the coding sequence ATGGCTACCTCCATCGACGTCATCGACGCCAAGGGCAAGAAGGTTGACTCTGTCGAACTTCCCGCCGAGATCTTCGACGTGCAGACCAACGTTCCCCTCATCCACCAGGTTGTAGTTGCACAGCGTGCAGCTGCTCGTCAGGGTACGCACAACACCCTGCGCCGCGGTGAAGTTTCGGGTGCCGGTCGCAAGCCGTTCAAGCAGAAGGGAACCGGTCGCGCTCGTCAGGGCTCGATCCGTGCTCCTCAGATGAAGGGTGGTGGAATCGTTCACGGTCCACACCCGCGTGACTACTCACAGCGCACCCCCAAGAAGATGATTGCTGCCGCCCTTCGCGGTACGTTGTCTGACCGGGCCCGCGGTGAGCGCATTCACGTCATCGACGCTTTCGCTGTAGACGGCAAGCCGTCGACGAAGAGTGTTCTCGCGCTGCTGAACAACATCGCACCGAGCAAGAACGTTCTCGTTGTTCTTCAGCGTGACGATGCAACCAGCATCAAGAGCATCCGTAACCTCGACACCGTTCACGTGTTGACCTACGACCAGCTCAACGCCTACGACGTTGTCGTCAGCGACGACATCGTGTTCAGCAAGGGCGCGTTCGACGCGTTCGTTGCGTTCAACACCAAGTCTTCGAACAAGGAAGAGGTCAGCGCATGA
- the rplC gene encoding 50S ribosomal protein L3, with the protein MSTTKTTKGLLGKKLGMTQVWDENNKLVPVTVVEITPNVVTQLRTPEVDGYSAVQIAYGQIDPRKVTKPLAGHFDKAGVTPRRHLTEIRTPDAAEYTVGQELAVDIFTPGAKVDVVGTSKGKGFAGVMKRHNFKGVSASHGAHRNHRKPGSIGASSTPSRVFKGMRMAGRMGGDRVTVMNLAVHSIDLEKGLVLIKGAVPGARGRIVFVRNAVKGA; encoded by the coding sequence ATGTCTACAACTAAGACGACCAAGGGTCTGCTGGGCAAGAAGCTCGGCATGACGCAGGTTTGGGACGAGAACAACAAGCTCGTACCCGTGACCGTTGTCGAAATCACCCCGAACGTGGTTACGCAGCTGCGTACCCCCGAGGTTGATGGATACAGCGCTGTTCAGATCGCGTACGGCCAGATTGACCCTCGTAAGGTCACCAAGCCCCTCGCCGGTCACTTCGACAAGGCAGGCGTTACGCCTCGCCGTCACCTCACTGAGATTCGCACCCCCGACGCCGCGGAGTACACCGTTGGCCAGGAACTCGCTGTCGACATCTTCACCCCCGGTGCAAAGGTCGACGTCGTCGGCACGAGCAAGGGTAAAGGTTTCGCCGGTGTTATGAAGCGTCACAACTTCAAGGGTGTATCTGCAAGCCACGGTGCGCACCGTAACCACCGTAAGCCTGGTTCCATTGGTGCCTCGTCGACCCCCAGCCGTGTCTTCAAGGGCATGCGCATGGCCGGTCGTATGGGTGGTGACCGTGTAACGGTCATGAACCTCGCTGTCCACTCGATCGACCTCGAGAAGGGACTCGTGCTCATCAAGGGCGCTGTTCCCGGTGCTCGTGGCCGTATCGTCTTCGTCCGCAACGCAGTGAAGGGGGCGTAG
- the rpsJ gene encoding 30S ribosomal protein S10, producing MAGQKIRIRLKSYDHEVIDSSARKIVDTVTRAGATVVGPVPLPTEKNVIAVIRSPHKYKDSREHFEKRTHKRLIDIIDPTPKAVDSLMRLDLPADVNIEIKL from the coding sequence ATGGCGGGACAAAAAATCCGCATTCGACTTAAGTCGTACGACCACGAGGTCATCGACTCGTCGGCACGCAAAATTGTTGACACGGTTACCCGCGCGGGTGCCACGGTAGTTGGCCCGGTGCCGCTGCCCACAGAGAAGAACGTGATTGCAGTTATCCGTTCTCCCCACAAGTACAAGGACAGCCGCGAGCACTTCGAGAAGCGCACCCACAAGCGGCTCATCGACATCATCGACCCGACGCCCAAGGCTGTGGACTCGCTCATGCGTCTCGACCTGCCGGCCGACGTCAACATCGAGATCAAGCTTTAG
- the hutI gene encoding imidazolonepropionase produces the protein MTSTVITNIGLLLTHDHERPEIEDAAIVFEGGLVAWWGPTAEAPAADLHVDAAGRCVLPGFVDSHSHLLFAGDRSQEFEARMAGHRYEAGGIRRTVALSREASDDELLANATVLVAEMRRQGTTTIEIKSGYGLSVRDEARMLRLASTLTDDTTFLGAHVVPTEYADNRAAYVSLVMGEMLKACAPHARWIDVFCDDGAFSEAETRAIITAGQAQGLGARLHGAQLGESGAVQLAVELGAASVDHCTYLSDDDVDALAGSTTSVGLLPGVEFSTKHPFVDARRLLDAGVAVALASDCNPGSSFTSSLPFCIALAVREMGMTSTEAVTAATLGGARSLQRDDVGHLRLGARANAQILDAPHYRHLAYRPGVPLVTSVFLDGIREQVRA, from the coding sequence ATGACAAGTACGGTCATCACAAACATCGGGCTGCTCCTCACTCATGACCACGAGCGGCCCGAAATTGAGGACGCCGCAATCGTCTTCGAAGGTGGCCTAGTGGCCTGGTGGGGCCCAACCGCCGAAGCGCCCGCTGCCGACCTCCATGTCGATGCCGCTGGTCGCTGCGTGCTTCCGGGCTTCGTCGACAGTCACAGTCACCTGCTGTTCGCGGGCGACCGCTCGCAAGAGTTCGAAGCTCGGATGGCAGGGCATCGCTACGAGGCGGGTGGCATCCGTCGCACCGTCGCTCTCTCGCGGGAGGCGAGCGACGACGAGTTGCTCGCAAATGCCACGGTGTTAGTCGCGGAGATGCGCCGGCAGGGCACGACCACTATCGAGATCAAAAGTGGCTACGGGCTCAGCGTGCGCGATGAGGCGCGGATGCTTCGTCTCGCCTCCACGCTCACCGACGACACCACGTTCTTGGGCGCCCATGTGGTGCCGACCGAATACGCCGATAACCGCGCCGCCTACGTTTCCCTCGTGATGGGGGAGATGCTCAAGGCCTGTGCCCCGCACGCGCGCTGGATCGACGTGTTCTGCGACGACGGTGCTTTCTCCGAGGCAGAGACGCGCGCGATCATCACGGCGGGGCAGGCCCAGGGCCTGGGCGCTCGCCTCCACGGCGCGCAACTGGGCGAATCGGGTGCGGTGCAGCTCGCCGTCGAACTCGGTGCCGCAAGCGTCGATCACTGCACCTATCTCTCCGATGACGACGTAGACGCGCTCGCCGGCAGCACCACGAGCGTTGGCCTCTTGCCCGGCGTCGAGTTCTCGACCAAACATCCTTTCGTGGATGCACGGCGCCTGCTCGACGCGGGAGTCGCTGTGGCTCTCGCCAGCGACTGCAATCCCGGCTCCAGTTTCACGTCGTCCCTTCCCTTCTGTATCGCTCTCGCCGTGCGCGAGATGGGCATGACGTCGACTGAAGCGGTCACTGCAGCGACCCTCGGCGGAGCACGGTCGTTGCAGCGCGATGACGTGGGCCACTTGCGACTCGGTGCGAGAGCAAATGCCCAGATTCTGGATGCCCCGCACTACCGTCATCTGGCGTACCGGCCAGGGGTTCCGTTGGTCACCAGCGTCTTTCTGGATGGCATTCGCGAGCAAGTGCGAGCGTAG
- a CDS encoding arginase family protein: MLNADPLWPRAGDWPAPVADEWADVALIGLPTSRTSLSPTQAHTTPQAVREALRRYAALSDLRIVDAGNVREPDLNEEGAVEAVAGLRAEIVIALGGDNAATVPTALGRWGTQIATAGLITLDAHYDLRDGTSNGSPVRRLLEAGLDGSRVVQIGIEPLANSLAYADRAREAGITVITRDELRSRSMDDVMAQALEIAGAAGGPIHVDLDVDVCDRAVTPGCPASVPGGIAAIDLRVAARAAAAHPSVCSIDLVEVDAAADADDERTVRLVALCVLEAISGVALR, from the coding sequence ATGCTCAACGCTGATCCGCTCTGGCCGCGCGCGGGCGACTGGCCCGCGCCGGTCGCCGACGAGTGGGCGGATGTCGCCCTCATCGGTCTGCCAACCTCGCGTACCTCGCTCTCGCCGACCCAAGCGCACACGACGCCCCAGGCGGTGCGGGAGGCCTTGCGCCGTTATGCCGCGCTGTCCGATCTTCGGATCGTCGACGCCGGCAACGTGCGCGAGCCTGACCTCAATGAAGAAGGTGCCGTCGAGGCGGTCGCTGGTCTGCGCGCTGAGATCGTCATTGCCCTCGGTGGCGATAACGCGGCTACGGTGCCGACGGCTCTCGGTCGCTGGGGCACGCAGATTGCCACCGCCGGCCTCATCACGCTCGATGCGCATTACGACTTGCGGGACGGTACGAGTAACGGTTCGCCGGTGCGACGCCTGCTCGAAGCCGGCCTCGATGGGAGCCGTGTGGTGCAGATTGGTATTGAGCCGCTGGCAAATTCACTCGCCTACGCTGACCGCGCGCGCGAGGCGGGTATCACCGTCATTACTCGCGACGAACTGCGCTCGCGGTCGATGGACGATGTCATGGCGCAGGCGCTCGAGATCGCCGGGGCTGCAGGGGGCCCGATCCATGTCGATCTCGATGTGGATGTCTGCGACCGCGCGGTTACCCCCGGTTGCCCCGCCTCGGTGCCGGGGGGCATTGCGGCGATAGACCTGCGCGTTGCCGCCCGTGCTGCGGCTGCGCACCCGTCAGTCTGTTCAATTGACCTTGTCGAAGTGGATGCCGCGGCTGACGCCGACGACGAGCGCACGGTGCGCCTCGTGGCCTTGTGCGTTCTCGAAGCGATCTCGGGAGTGGCACTGCGATGA
- the hutU gene encoding urocanate hydratase, whose product MIQAQRGSTLTTLGWQQEGALRMLQNNLDPEVAEHPEDLVVYGGTGKAARDWPSYHAIVRSLTTLKGDETLLVQSGKPVGVMQTHEWAPRVLLANSNLVGDWANWDEFRRLEQLGLTMYGQMTAGSWIYIGTQGILQGTYETFSAVAAKRFGGTLAGTITLTAGLGGMGGAQPLAVTMNDGVAICIDVDQSRITRRIDHGYLDVEAKSLAHAVELAVAARDAKKALSIGVLANAAAAVPELLAMGAPIDIVTDQTSAHDPLAYLPLGVDFHEWESARTHPDFAQRARESMAIHVEAMVGFQRQGAEVFDYGNNLRTEARAAGYADAFAFPGFVPAYIRPLFAEGKGPFRWAALSGEASDIHKTDKAILELFPENESLARWIKLAGERVHFQGLPARICWLGYGERDKAGIKFNEMVASGELEAPLAIGRDHLDSGSVASPYRETEAMKDGSDAIADWPLLNALVNTSSGATWVSIHHGGGVGIGRSIHAGQVTVADGTELAAQKLERVLTNDPGMGVIRHVDAGYDEAIAVADDLGVRIPMNEAPLTKGDHAQR is encoded by the coding sequence ATGATTCAGGCACAGCGCGGTTCAACCCTCACCACTCTCGGCTGGCAGCAAGAGGGCGCTCTGCGCATGCTGCAGAACAACCTCGACCCGGAGGTCGCGGAGCACCCCGAAGATCTCGTGGTTTACGGTGGCACAGGAAAGGCCGCCCGAGACTGGCCGAGCTATCACGCGATCGTGCGTTCGCTCACGACGCTCAAGGGTGACGAGACGCTGCTCGTGCAGTCGGGCAAGCCTGTTGGTGTGATGCAGACGCATGAGTGGGCGCCGCGCGTACTGCTCGCCAACTCCAACCTCGTGGGGGATTGGGCGAACTGGGATGAGTTCCGTCGGCTTGAGCAGCTGGGGCTCACGATGTACGGCCAGATGACGGCCGGATCGTGGATCTACATCGGCACGCAGGGCATTCTGCAGGGTACCTACGAAACGTTCTCTGCGGTCGCGGCGAAACGATTCGGCGGAACCCTGGCGGGCACCATCACTCTCACGGCCGGCCTCGGAGGCATGGGGGGCGCTCAGCCGCTCGCCGTGACCATGAACGACGGTGTTGCGATCTGCATCGATGTTGACCAGAGCCGCATCACCCGGCGCATCGATCACGGCTACCTCGATGTCGAGGCGAAGTCGCTCGCGCATGCCGTCGAGCTCGCGGTGGCTGCACGCGACGCGAAGAAGGCGCTCTCGATCGGCGTGCTCGCGAATGCGGCCGCGGCCGTGCCTGAGCTACTCGCGATGGGTGCGCCCATTGATATCGTCACCGACCAGACCAGCGCACATGACCCGCTGGCGTACCTCCCCCTCGGCGTGGACTTTCACGAGTGGGAGAGCGCGCGCACCCACCCCGACTTCGCCCAGCGTGCTCGCGAGTCGATGGCGATTCACGTTGAAGCGATGGTGGGCTTTCAGCGTCAGGGGGCCGAGGTGTTCGACTACGGCAACAATCTGCGCACCGAAGCGCGGGCGGCGGGCTACGCGGATGCCTTCGCGTTTCCGGGATTCGTGCCGGCCTACATCCGTCCATTGTTTGCGGAGGGTAAGGGGCCGTTCCGGTGGGCCGCCCTCAGTGGCGAAGCCAGCGACATCCACAAGACAGACAAGGCGATTCTCGAGTTGTTCCCCGAGAACGAATCGCTCGCGCGCTGGATCAAGCTCGCAGGGGAGCGGGTGCACTTCCAAGGTCTGCCCGCGCGCATCTGCTGGCTCGGCTATGGCGAGCGCGACAAGGCCGGTATCAAGTTCAATGAGATGGTCGCATCGGGTGAACTCGAAGCGCCGCTCGCGATCGGCCGCGATCACCTTGATAGCGGCTCGGTAGCGTCTCCCTACCGCGAGACAGAAGCAATGAAAGATGGTTCGGATGCGATCGCCGACTGGCCGTTGCTGAACGCTCTCGTCAATACCTCGTCGGGTGCCACGTGGGTGTCGATCCATCATGGCGGCGGCGTTGGCATCGGCCGTTCGATCCACGCCGGACAGGTGACGGTCGCCGATGGAACCGAGCTCGCCGCCCAGAAACTTGAGCGCGTGCTCACGAACGATCCAGGAATGGGCGTGATCCGTCACGTCGATGCTGGTTACGATGAAGCCATCGCGGTCGCTGATGATCTCGGCGTTCGCATCCCCATGAACGAGGCTCCGCTCACGAAGGGTGACCATGCTCAACGCTGA
- the hutH gene encoding histidine ammonia-lyase codes for MNPETPKPVSLGVGPVSIAEVVAVARHHARVSISPHAIAEIEASRAVIEALANDVRPHYGVSTGFGALATKHIALEQRVQLQRSLVRSHAASSGAEIDAEVVRATMLLRLSTMTTGRTGVRPVVAETYAALLNADITPIVGEYGSLGCSGDLAPLAHCALAVMGEGDVRVAGELMPASTALKAAGIDPVVLHEKEGLALINGTDGMLGMLAMAITDLSALLTTADLSAALSVEGLAGTDRVFAEDLHALRPHPGQQVSAGNMRAVLRDSGAIAAHATNGFTRVQDAYSLRCAPQVHGAARDTVDHTRRVAERELQSAIDNPVVTLDGRLESNGNFHGAPVGYALDFLAIVAADVASMSERRTDRFLDSNRNGGLNAFLAADPGVDSGHMIAQYTQAGIVSELKRLAAPASVDSIPTSAMQEDHVSMGWSAGLKLRRSIDGLSRVLAIELLTSARGIEMRGEKPSPVSAAVITTLRERVPGAGPDRYLAPDIAASVELVQSGALVSAARSVTELH; via the coding sequence ATGAACCCCGAAACCCCGAAGCCTGTCTCTCTCGGCGTTGGCCCCGTCAGCATCGCCGAGGTCGTCGCGGTTGCGCGCCATCACGCGCGAGTCTCGATCTCGCCCCACGCCATCGCAGAAATAGAGGCATCACGGGCAGTTATTGAGGCTCTCGCGAACGACGTTCGGCCGCATTACGGGGTGTCTACAGGTTTCGGTGCCCTCGCCACAAAACACATCGCTCTCGAGCAACGCGTGCAGTTGCAACGCTCGCTGGTTCGCAGCCACGCTGCCAGCTCCGGTGCCGAGATTGACGCCGAGGTCGTGCGGGCAACCATGCTGCTGCGTCTCTCCACGATGACGACCGGCCGCACCGGAGTGCGCCCGGTCGTTGCAGAAACCTACGCCGCGCTGCTCAACGCCGACATCACTCCGATCGTGGGGGAGTACGGCAGCTTGGGCTGCTCGGGTGACCTCGCTCCGCTGGCGCATTGCGCGTTGGCGGTCATGGGCGAAGGAGACGTGCGTGTCGCCGGAGAGTTGATGCCGGCATCCACCGCGCTGAAAGCGGCCGGCATCGACCCAGTCGTGCTGCATGAAAAAGAGGGCCTCGCCCTCATCAATGGCACGGATGGGATGCTCGGCATGCTGGCGATGGCCATCACCGATCTGAGCGCGTTGCTCACCACTGCCGACCTCTCGGCGGCGCTCAGCGTCGAGGGTCTCGCGGGAACAGATCGTGTCTTCGCTGAAGATCTCCACGCCCTCCGACCCCACCCCGGCCAGCAAGTGTCCGCCGGCAACATGCGCGCGGTGTTGCGCGACTCGGGAGCGATCGCAGCGCACGCCACCAACGGCTTCACCCGGGTGCAGGATGCCTATTCCTTGCGCTGCGCACCGCAGGTGCACGGTGCGGCGCGCGACACGGTCGACCATACGAGACGAGTCGCCGAGCGAGAGCTGCAGAGCGCGATCGACAATCCCGTGGTCACCCTCGATGGCCGTTTGGAGTCGAACGGCAACTTCCACGGAGCGCCCGTGGGGTACGCCCTGGACTTCCTCGCTATCGTGGCGGCCGACGTCGCGAGCATGAGCGAACGTCGCACTGACCGGTTCCTCGACAGCAACCGCAACGGCGGTTTGAACGCGTTCCTTGCCGCGGATCCCGGGGTCGACTCCGGGCACATGATCGCGCAATACACCCAAGCCGGGATCGTCAGTGAGTTGAAGCGGTTGGCGGCTCCGGCATCCGTCGACTCGATCCCCACCAGCGCCATGCAGGAAGACCACGTGTCGATGGGCTGGAGCGCCGGACTGAAACTGCGACGCAGCATCGACGGCCTCTCGCGCGTTCTGGCGATCGAGCTGCTGACCTCTGCGCGCGGCATTGAGATGCGCGGTGAGAAGCCGTCGCCAGTATCGGCCGCCGTCATCACGACTCTGCGGGAGCGCGTACCCGGGGCAGGTCCCGACCGCTATCTCGCCCCTGACATTGCCGCGAGCGTCGAGCTCGTGCAGTCGGGGGCCCTCGTCTCAGCAGCACGTTCCGTCACCGAACTTCACTAG
- a CDS encoding IclR family transcriptional regulator — translation MIPVNADRPSAAIVIRDMVSEISDRGIVPSIPAARNTMAVLRHLASRKGPVPASALARELGLPRSSVYQLLAVMVDEGFVVHYPEDRTYGLSALVAQIGTSALRSERLSALATPLMRTLAREAPIPVVAHLAVLSGSDVSYAARVQGPRAPTTVSAVGVRLPAHLTATGRAILSHLTPPQVRALYPMRASLTRRQSAGPQTLAELDRMLDAARTRGWASEIGDVTADYSSVGAAALDRNEYPTAAIGLTFRTDAVGENWEDLGTATVAAARALTSRLTGRSS, via the coding sequence ATGATCCCAGTGAACGCTGATCGCCCTTCTGCTGCGATAGTGATTCGCGATATGGTGTCTGAGATCTCAGACAGGGGAATCGTGCCGAGCATCCCAGCCGCGCGCAACACCATGGCGGTGCTGCGCCATCTCGCGTCCCGCAAAGGACCGGTCCCCGCCTCAGCCCTCGCCCGCGAACTCGGCCTGCCCCGGTCATCCGTCTATCAACTGCTCGCCGTCATGGTCGATGAGGGTTTCGTCGTGCATTACCCCGAGGATCGCACCTACGGCCTCAGCGCGCTTGTCGCCCAGATTGGCACCTCAGCGTTGCGCAGCGAGCGGCTCTCCGCTCTCGCCACGCCGCTCATGCGCACGCTTGCTCGCGAAGCGCCGATACCGGTCGTGGCCCACCTCGCCGTTTTGAGTGGGTCGGATGTCAGCTACGCCGCCCGAGTGCAAGGACCCCGGGCGCCCACGACCGTGTCGGCCGTCGGCGTGCGCCTGCCCGCGCACCTCACTGCTACCGGACGCGCCATACTTTCACACCTCACCCCACCTCAAGTGCGCGCGCTGTATCCGATGCGGGCTTCACTCACGCGTCGACAGTCCGCCGGACCCCAGACTCTCGCTGAACTGGATCGGATGCTGGATGCTGCCCGCACGCGCGGCTGGGCGAGCGAGATCGGCGACGTCACCGCCGACTATTCGTCGGTCGGAGCAGCGGCTCTCGATCGCAACGAGTACCCCACGGCCGCGATCGGACTCACCTTTCGCACGGATGCCGTGGGCGAGAACTGGGAGGACCTCGGCACCGCAACGGTGGCGGCCGCTCGCGCCCTCACGAGCCGACTTACCGGGCGGTCGAGCTGA